The Pantoea phytobeneficialis genome has a segment encoding these proteins:
- a CDS encoding MFS transporter yields the protein MQQPPTALAPEQQHWRRNLFVCVLGSFSTIVAMTLLLPFLPLYVQQLGVQEPAAIARWSGAAYGATFLSAALTAPLWGKLADRYGRKLMLIRASLGMAIAMSLIGMATAPWQLVALRLLAGLLGGYASGSTILVAAQTPKEQTGWALGMLSSGIMAGNVVGPLLGGVLPPLIGIRHTFWLTGAVIFLAFLATTFLLKEAPRQAKKAVQSSSADEKAVNLPVVRLMWLSGMLLIFANMSIEPIITLYVGQFVSGDHAITVTAGLVMAAAALGSILSAPRLGRLADRIGHGRVLIYGLIACALLLIPQAFITAAWQLVVLRFLMGMALGGLMPCVTALIRHNVPQTQVGKMLGYSTSAQYVGQVSGPLFGGFVGGAFGMRPVFLATCVIMALCAVLNARVLRKH from the coding sequence ATGCAGCAACCTCCAACGGCGTTAGCGCCTGAACAGCAACACTGGCGGCGAAATTTGTTCGTCTGCGTACTCGGTTCCTTCAGCACCATCGTGGCGATGACGCTTCTGCTGCCGTTTTTGCCGTTGTATGTACAGCAACTCGGGGTGCAGGAACCGGCAGCGATTGCACGCTGGTCGGGGGCGGCCTATGGCGCTACCTTCCTCAGCGCTGCGCTGACTGCGCCGCTGTGGGGCAAGCTGGCGGATCGCTATGGTCGCAAACTGATGCTGATCCGCGCCAGCCTGGGGATGGCGATTGCCATGTCATTGATTGGTATGGCAACCGCGCCCTGGCAACTGGTGGCGTTGCGTCTGCTGGCTGGTTTGCTCGGCGGCTACGCATCCGGCTCCACCATCCTGGTGGCGGCACAAACGCCGAAAGAGCAGACCGGCTGGGCGCTGGGTATGCTGTCGTCCGGTATTATGGCGGGTAATGTGGTGGGGCCGTTACTGGGCGGCGTGCTGCCGCCGTTGATCGGCATTCGTCATACCTTTTGGCTGACCGGTGCGGTGATTTTTCTCGCTTTTCTCGCCACCACTTTTTTGCTGAAAGAAGCGCCGCGTCAGGCGAAAAAGGCGGTGCAGAGCAGCAGCGCCGATGAGAAAGCGGTGAACCTGCCGGTGGTACGTTTGATGTGGTTATCCGGCATGTTATTGATTTTCGCCAATATGTCGATTGAACCGATTATCACGCTGTATGTCGGGCAGTTTGTCAGCGGCGACCACGCGATTACCGTCACCGCCGGCCTGGTGATGGCAGCCGCTGCACTCGGCAGCATTCTTTCTGCACCACGTCTCGGACGGCTGGCCGACCGTATCGGTCATGGCCGGGTACTGATTTATGGTTTGATTGCATGCGCGTTGCTGCTGATTCCTCAGGCGTTTATTACCGCAGCCTGGCAACTGGTGGTGCTGCGTTTTCTGATGGGGATGGCCTTGGGTGGGCTGATGCCGTGCGTCACGGCGTTGATTCGCCACAATGTGCCGCAAACCCAGGTGGGGAAAATGCTGGGATACTCAACGTCGGCGCAGTATGTCGGTCAGGTGAGCGGCCCGTTGTTTGGCGGCTTTGTCGGCGGGGCTTTCGGCATGCGGCCAGTGTTTCTGGCAACCTGCGTGATTATGGCGTTGTGTGCGGTGTTGAATGCGCGGGTGCTGCGGAAGCATTGA
- a CDS encoding glucose/quinate/shikimate family membrane-bound PQQ-dependent dehydrogenase — protein sequence MGKNSSSFGVIRFLTVLFALLTGAFMLIGGAWLAAIGGSWYYVIGGVVMLITAILLWRRSGSALVLYALLLLATLVWGVWEVGFDFWALAPRTDVLVIFGVWLVLPFVYRKLNNAGKGALGIMGIALVASALVLAWAVFHDPQELNGTLPATEANAPQAQPLSNIADGDWPAYARDQQGTRFSPLKQINADNVKNLQVAWQFQTGDLKTPNDPGEITDEVTPIKIRDTLYLCSPHQILFALDAKTGKQKWKFDPGLKPNPTFQHVTCRGVSYHEVPAAADASGTQPALCSRRIYLPVNDGRLFALDAETGERCAAFGNNGELDLQHKQPVLTPGQYEPTSPPIITDTTIVIAGAVTDNYSTREPSGAIRGFDVNTGKLLWVFDPGAKDPNAIPDDEHTFTMNSPNSWAPAVYDPKLDIVYLPMGVSTPDIWGGNRTPEQERYASSVLALNATTGKLVWSYQTVHHDLWDMDLPSQPTLADITDKDGNTVPVIYAPAKTGNIFVLDRRTGKPVVPAPETPVPQGAAKGDHVSPTQPYSELTFRPKQNLTDKDMWGATMYDQLVCRVIFKRLRYDGPFTPPSEQGTLVFPGNLGMFEWGGIAVDPHRQIAIANPMALPFVSKLIPRGPGNPIEPPKGAEGGSGTETGIQPQYGVPYGVELNAFLSPFGLPCKQPAWGYVSAVDLKTNETVWKKRIGTVRDSAPVPLPFKMGMPMLGGPITTAGNVFFIGATADNYLRAFSTNTGEMLWQARLPAGGQATPMTYEMDGKQYVVIAAGGHGSFGTKLGDYVIAYALPDNK from the coding sequence ATGGGGAAAAATTCCTCATCTTTTGGCGTAATTCGTTTCCTGACAGTGCTGTTCGCACTGCTGACAGGGGCGTTTATGCTGATTGGCGGCGCGTGGTTAGCCGCCATTGGAGGTTCCTGGTACTACGTAATTGGCGGTGTGGTTATGTTAATCACCGCTATTCTGCTGTGGCGTCGTAGCGGTTCAGCATTGGTGTTGTACGCCTTGCTGCTGCTGGCTACGTTGGTGTGGGGCGTATGGGAAGTCGGTTTCGACTTCTGGGCGCTGGCACCGCGTACTGACGTGCTGGTGATTTTTGGCGTCTGGCTGGTGTTGCCGTTTGTGTATCGCAAACTCAACAACGCCGGAAAAGGTGCGCTGGGCATTATGGGCATCGCCCTGGTTGCCAGTGCGCTGGTGCTGGCGTGGGCAGTATTCCACGATCCGCAAGAGCTGAATGGCACTCTGCCAGCCACCGAAGCCAATGCCCCGCAGGCACAACCGCTGAGCAACATCGCCGATGGCGACTGGCCTGCTTACGCGCGTGACCAGCAAGGCACCCGCTTCTCACCGCTGAAGCAGATCAACGCAGATAACGTGAAAAATCTGCAAGTTGCCTGGCAGTTCCAGACGGGTGACCTGAAGACGCCAAACGATCCGGGTGAAATCACTGATGAAGTGACCCCGATTAAAATCCGCGACACCCTGTATCTCTGCTCACCGCACCAAATCCTGTTTGCACTGGATGCGAAAACCGGTAAGCAGAAGTGGAAATTTGATCCAGGCTTGAAGCCGAACCCGACCTTCCAGCACGTAACCTGTCGTGGCGTTTCTTACCACGAAGTTCCGGCCGCTGCTGATGCGTCTGGCACCCAGCCTGCGCTGTGCTCACGCCGCATTTACCTGCCGGTAAACGATGGTCGTCTGTTCGCGCTGGATGCGGAAACCGGTGAGCGTTGTGCTGCTTTCGGCAACAACGGCGAGCTGGATCTGCAACACAAACAGCCGGTGCTGACCCCAGGCCAGTATGAGCCGACTTCACCACCGATCATCACCGATACCACCATTGTGATTGCCGGTGCGGTGACGGATAACTACTCAACCCGTGAGCCGTCTGGTGCCATCCGTGGCTTTGACGTCAATACCGGTAAACTGCTGTGGGTGTTCGATCCGGGCGCGAAAGATCCGAACGCGATTCCTGATGATGAACATACCTTCACCATGAACTCGCCTAACTCCTGGGCGCCGGCGGTGTACGATCCGAAACTGGATATCGTTTACCTGCCGATGGGCGTGTCTACCCCGGATATCTGGGGCGGTAACCGCACACCAGAACAGGAGCGCTATGCGAGCAGCGTACTGGCGCTGAACGCCACCACCGGTAAGCTGGTGTGGTCGTATCAGACCGTGCATCACGATCTGTGGGATATGGACCTGCCGTCACAGCCGACGCTGGCCGATATCACTGACAAAGATGGCAACACCGTACCGGTGATTTATGCTCCGGCGAAAACCGGTAACATCTTTGTGCTGGATCGTCGCACCGGTAAGCCAGTTGTTCCGGCACCGGAAACCCCGGTTCCGCAGGGCGCAGCGAAAGGTGACCACGTTTCTCCGACTCAGCCTTATTCAGAACTGACCTTCCGTCCGAAGCAGAATCTGACTGATAAGGATATGTGGGGCGCGACCATGTACGACCAGCTGGTGTGCCGCGTGATCTTCAAGCGTCTGCGCTATGACGGTCCGTTCACCCCACCGTCTGAGCAGGGTACGCTGGTGTTCCCGGGTAACCTCGGTATGTTCGAATGGGGCGGCATTGCGGTCGATCCGCATCGCCAGATCGCTATCGCTAACCCGATGGCCCTGCCGTTCGTCTCCAAACTGATTCCGCGCGGTCCGGGCAACCCGATCGAGCCGCCGAAAGGCGCGGAAGGGGGTTCTGGCACCGAAACCGGTATCCAGCCGCAGTACGGCGTGCCGTATGGCGTGGAGCTGAACGCGTTCCTGTCACCGTTTGGTCTGCCGTGTAAACAACCGGCGTGGGGCTATGTCTCTGCCGTTGACCTGAAAACCAACGAAACCGTGTGGAAAAAACGCATTGGTACGGTTCGTGATAGCGCGCCGGTTCCGCTGCCGTTCAAGATGGGTATGCCGATGCTCGGCGGCCCGATCACCACAGCCGGTAACGTATTCTTCATCGGTGCGACCGCAGATAACTACCTGCGTGCCTTCAGCACCAACACCGGTGAAATGCTGTGGCAGGCACGTTTGCCAGCAGGCGGCCAGGCAACGCCGATGACCTACGAAATGGATGGCAAGCAGTATGTTGTCATCGCTGCCGGTGGTCACGGTTCGTTTGGCACCAAGCTGGGCGATTATGTGATTGCCTACGCACTGCCGGACAATAAATAG
- a CDS encoding MFS transporter, translated as MGSLTSAADGSLLRHRSFVAFWLARTCSSFGFQMFSVAVSWQIYSLTNSAMALGMIGLMQFLPSVLLALPAGHLADQFDRRRIVLLGQLVEWGALLALVALTLFNWADKTAIWSLVFLIAVAKALEWPALSSMLPALVPPQILARATAANAVGGQAAVIIGPTLGGLLYVAGPDVVYGVSALFYLFSLLLVSRIRYERPPQTRLPMNLTNLFAGVHFIRERKDVLGVISLDLFAVLLGGATALLPIFAKDILHTGPWGLGMLRGAPSVGALVVGVWLSRHKLEKHVGMIMFGAVAGFGVATLIFALSSQLWLSLLALAALGAFDMVSMVIRGALVQLDTPDDMRGRVNAVNAIFINTSNQLGEFESGMLAAWLGAVPAAALGGIGTLVVVALWMTLFPHLRKRQRLENDPVVPQATKTGQQAG; from the coding sequence ATGGGTTCTCTGACATCAGCAGCGGATGGCTCGCTGCTGCGGCACAGGTCGTTTGTTGCTTTCTGGCTGGCGCGCACCTGTTCCTCATTTGGTTTTCAGATGTTTTCCGTTGCCGTCAGCTGGCAAATCTACTCGCTGACCAACAGCGCGATGGCGTTGGGGATGATCGGCCTGATGCAGTTTCTGCCATCGGTGCTGTTGGCGTTACCAGCCGGACATCTGGCCGATCAGTTCGACCGGCGGCGAATTGTGCTGCTGGGACAACTGGTCGAGTGGGGAGCGCTGCTGGCGTTAGTGGCGCTGACGTTATTCAACTGGGCAGATAAAACCGCTATCTGGAGCCTGGTATTTCTGATTGCCGTCGCCAAGGCGCTGGAGTGGCCGGCATTATCCTCGATGCTGCCCGCGCTGGTGCCGCCACAGATTCTGGCTCGCGCAACGGCGGCTAACGCGGTCGGTGGACAGGCCGCGGTGATCATTGGGCCTACGCTCGGTGGGTTGCTGTACGTAGCCGGACCGGATGTGGTGTACGGTGTTTCGGCGTTGTTTTATTTGTTCTCACTGCTGCTGGTCAGCCGTATCCGCTATGAACGCCCGCCGCAAACGCGCCTGCCGATGAACCTCACCAACCTGTTTGCCGGTGTGCATTTCATCCGTGAACGCAAAGATGTGCTTGGGGTGATTTCACTCGATCTGTTTGCGGTGCTGCTAGGCGGGGCGACCGCGCTGCTGCCTATTTTCGCCAAAGACATTCTGCACACCGGACCCTGGGGGTTGGGGATGTTACGTGGCGCGCCGTCAGTCGGGGCGCTGGTGGTCGGTGTATGGCTCAGTCGTCACAAACTGGAAAAGCACGTCGGGATGATCATGTTTGGCGCGGTGGCCGGTTTTGGAGTGGCGACGCTTATCTTTGCGCTTTCCAGCCAGTTGTGGCTGTCGCTACTGGCGCTGGCCGCGCTTGGGGCGTTTGATATGGTCAGCATGGTGATTCGCGGCGCGTTGGTTCAGTTGGATACCCCGGACGATATGCGGGGGCGCGTCAACGCGGTGAACGCCATCTTTATTAATACCTCCAACCAGCTGGGTGAATTTGAGTCCGGGATGCTGGCGGCGTGGCTGGGTGCAGTGCCAGCTGCGGCGCTCGGCGGTATTGGTACGCTGGTGGTGGTGGCGCTCTGGATGACCCTTTTCCCGCATCTGCGGAAACGTCAGCGGCTGGAGAACGATCCGGTGGTGCCGCAGGCAACAAAAACCGGCCAACAGGCCGGTTAA
- a CDS encoding Gfo/Idh/MocA family protein yields MKVGIIGLGFRLSHVVKEFSKADTEFSVVGYVDPAPAGLPNLHTFGIDPGKAFDSIDALLSHGGFDLLLVGSPNFMHLEHIRQGLAAGYTVFTEKPVVINEEQTMAMAQLVQQYGHERILVGLVLRYSPLYHDLLSARDDNRLGEITSIEATEHIKPYHGAFFQRDWRRLEKYAGPYILEKCCHDIDLYQGLMGERPVRVASFGGRKSFTPQHAPQGAVTADSELYHVKPSGWSSTDAVFDSDADIVDYQTALIEYAGGATLAFHANLNVPDEFRRFCVMGTDGMAEGDFVRNYFRVHNARTGEREVDTVYSGNAYDGHYGADALMAEEIVKHIKQGTPLKVTVVDALEAGLTAIKIDEARKSKTVVDMTESWKKFDASLGKTAAV; encoded by the coding sequence ATGAAAGTGGGCATTATTGGTCTTGGCTTTCGTCTTTCCCATGTGGTGAAAGAGTTCAGCAAAGCCGATACAGAGTTCTCCGTCGTGGGTTATGTCGATCCGGCTCCGGCGGGTTTACCTAATCTTCACACCTTCGGCATCGATCCCGGCAAAGCATTCGACAGCATCGACGCCCTGCTGAGTCATGGCGGCTTTGATCTGCTGCTGGTCGGTTCACCGAACTTTATGCATCTTGAGCATATCCGTCAGGGACTCGCCGCGGGTTATACCGTCTTCACTGAGAAGCCGGTGGTGATCAATGAAGAACAGACTATGGCGATGGCGCAGCTGGTGCAGCAATACGGGCATGAACGCATTCTGGTCGGCCTGGTGCTGCGTTACTCGCCGCTGTACCACGATCTGCTTTCAGCGCGTGATGACAACCGTCTCGGAGAAATCACCTCCATCGAAGCCACCGAACATATCAAGCCGTACCACGGTGCCTTCTTCCAGCGTGACTGGCGTCGTCTGGAAAAATACGCCGGTCCCTACATTCTGGAAAAATGCTGCCACGATATCGATCTGTATCAGGGATTGATGGGTGAACGTCCAGTGCGCGTCGCCAGCTTTGGTGGCCGTAAATCCTTTACCCCGCAACACGCGCCGCAAGGTGCCGTGACGGCAGATTCCGAGTTGTATCACGTCAAGCCGAGCGGCTGGTCAAGCACCGATGCGGTGTTCGACAGCGACGCCGATATCGTTGACTACCAGACAGCGCTGATTGAATACGCCGGTGGCGCTACCCTCGCCTTCCACGCCAACCTTAACGTGCCGGATGAGTTCCGTCGTTTCTGCGTCATGGGCACCGATGGCATGGCTGAGGGCGACTTTGTACGTAACTACTTCCGTGTGCACAACGCCCGAACTGGCGAACGTGAAGTGGATACCGTCTACAGCGGCAACGCTTACGATGGCCACTATGGCGCTGATGCCCTGATGGCCGAAGAAATCGTGAAACACATTAAACAGGGAACGCCGCTGAAGGTCACGGTGGTGGACGCGCTGGAAGCGGGACTCACCGCGATAAAAATCGACGAAGCGCGAAAATCGAAAACCGTGGTGGATATGACAGAAAGCTGGAAAAAATTTGATGCCAGCCTGGGGAAAACAGCGGCCGTCTGA
- a CDS encoding BadF/BadG/BcrA/BcrD ATPase family protein, translating into MLGIDGGGTHCRGRLTDAQGQLLAEARGGPANVWSQFEAAIDAIDRVIDDLFTQAALPATARAQTVLVAGLAGANVASVKARLESWQPVCQARYLFTDVEIACAGAHHGAPGAVFITGTGSQGAAWDGTQFTLLGGWGFALSDAGSGAVLGQRALRLALLAHEGIVPPSALTQRIMAHYHDSPEQMLIWSRHATPADWGRVVPDVFAAAQAGDVHGTTLIQQTAADIAQMVQPLLARSHGNLALMGGLAAPIQPWLPAEIAALLVPPQGDALSGAIRLATQFSLSQPA; encoded by the coding sequence ATGCTGGGTATTGATGGTGGTGGTACGCACTGTCGTGGACGTCTCACCGACGCTCAGGGACAGCTGCTGGCGGAAGCGCGCGGTGGGCCTGCTAACGTCTGGTCGCAGTTTGAGGCGGCCATTGATGCGATTGATCGGGTGATTGACGATCTCTTCACCCAGGCGGCCTTACCGGCGACGGCGCGGGCGCAAACGGTGCTGGTGGCGGGGCTGGCGGGGGCCAATGTTGCCTCGGTGAAAGCCCGGCTGGAGAGCTGGCAGCCGGTTTGTCAGGCACGCTATCTCTTCACCGATGTCGAAATCGCCTGTGCCGGTGCGCATCATGGCGCGCCGGGTGCGGTGTTTATCACCGGCACCGGTAGCCAGGGGGCAGCCTGGGATGGCACGCAATTTACGCTGCTCGGCGGCTGGGGTTTTGCCCTGTCCGATGCCGGATCGGGCGCGGTGCTGGGCCAGCGCGCACTCAGGCTGGCGCTGTTGGCACACGAAGGCATTGTGCCACCTTCTGCGCTGACGCAACGCATCATGGCGCATTATCACGACAGCCCGGAACAGATGCTAATCTGGTCACGTCATGCCACTCCGGCTGACTGGGGCCGGGTGGTGCCGGACGTTTTCGCTGCCGCGCAGGCGGGAGATGTGCATGGCACGACGTTGATTCAGCAAACCGCAGCGGATATCGCGCAGATGGTGCAGCCGCTGCTGGCGCGTAGTCATGGTAATCTGGCGCTGATGGGAGGCTTAGCCGCCCCGATTCAGCCCTGGCTTCCGGCGGAGATCGCCGCGTTGCTGGTGCCGCCGCAGGGGGATGCGCTGAGTGGCGCGATCCGGCTTGCCACGCAGTTTAGCCTGAGCCAACCCGCATAA
- a CDS encoding ROK family transcriptional regulator — protein sequence MIAPNVTARILRLIVENAPISQSDLKVRSGLSMSTVSQATNRLLTRGIVQELGLRRVSMGRPKTLLGLNPDHASVVGIQLNAERNLIVLTDLGGNIIGEQQMPSGAMTPKQLGDALAKFLRGVEGKKVGAIGLALSGLVDASNGYCVRSRVLDWDNVPIARLLEERFSLPVFIENDANALAMAALVFGQLGHAQSAIIATFGKGIGAGILLDRQLYRGRHGKAGEIGNALLGDGSERLLEDVASSQAILQRVAATLKDEVPQALRDLDMRPTPEVLSALAEAGHQLGMSLANLSIAYDPDVVYLAMEPQMASRILLDHITQSFQNYRLKLTPHMTPLQFLTESNRMWAQGAAGFAVNKLLDLLAAQADEEIAS from the coding sequence ATGATCGCTCCGAACGTAACCGCCCGAATTCTGCGGCTGATTGTCGAAAATGCGCCGATCAGCCAGTCCGATCTGAAAGTGCGCAGCGGCTTGAGTATGTCAACGGTTTCGCAGGCCACCAATCGCCTGCTGACGCGGGGCATTGTGCAGGAGCTGGGGTTGCGACGCGTTTCGATGGGGCGTCCAAAAACCCTGCTCGGTCTTAATCCTGACCACGCCAGCGTGGTGGGTATCCAGCTCAACGCCGAACGCAATTTGATCGTGCTGACCGACCTTGGTGGCAACATTATTGGCGAGCAGCAGATGCCTTCCGGTGCGATGACGCCCAAGCAACTGGGCGATGCGCTGGCGAAGTTCTTGCGTGGCGTCGAGGGCAAGAAAGTGGGGGCGATTGGCCTGGCGCTTTCCGGATTGGTGGATGCCAGCAACGGATACTGCGTGCGCTCCCGCGTGCTGGACTGGGACAACGTGCCGATTGCTCGCCTGCTGGAAGAGCGTTTTTCGCTGCCGGTATTTATCGAAAACGACGCCAATGCGCTGGCGATGGCGGCGCTGGTTTTTGGTCAGCTCGGCCATGCTCAGTCGGCGATTATCGCCACCTTTGGCAAAGGCATTGGCGCAGGGATTCTGCTCGATCGCCAGCTATATCGGGGCCGCCACGGCAAAGCGGGGGAGATTGGCAATGCCCTGCTGGGCGACGGCTCCGAACGCCTGTTGGAGGATGTCGCCTCATCGCAGGCGATCCTGCAACGGGTGGCTGCCACGTTGAAAGATGAGGTGCCGCAGGCGTTGCGTGACCTCGATATGCGTCCGACTCCGGAGGTGCTGAGTGCGCTGGCGGAAGCCGGGCATCAGTTGGGGATGTCACTGGCGAACCTGTCAATTGCCTACGACCCGGATGTGGTTTATCTGGCGATGGAGCCGCAGATGGCGTCGCGTATCCTGCTGGACCATATCACCCAAAGCTTCCAGAACTATCGCCTGAAATTGACGCCGCATATGACGCCGTTGCAGTTCCTGACCGAGTCTAATCGGATGTGGGCGCAAGGCGCGGCGGGTTTTGCGGTGAATAAGTTGCTGGATTTGCTGGCCGCGCAGGCGGATGAAGAGATCGCGTCTTAA
- a CDS encoding ABC transporter ATP-binding protein: MTSLHLQSVKKSYENVNVIHGIDLTINSGEFVVFVGPSGCGKSTLLRMIAGLEEISDGKLLIEGADMTHQPATERGIAMVFQSYALYPNMTVRGNLAYPLEVMKRPKAEIEQAIRQTAGRLHLTELLDRLPRALSGGQRQRVAIGRAIIRHPRIFLFDEPLSNLDAELRLQMRIEIARLHASLGNTMIYVTHDQLEAMTLADRIVVLRKGQIEQVGAPLELYRDPDNLFVAGFIGSPKMNFLPAEVAALAPGQVQLRVPSLGIQALTLKLAATCHEGQKVTLGVRPEHFQLAPDANAPLSFSAPLSFSEMLGHTNYLYLDVGQERLLVIEERHATHHEIGELMRYQLDAGSCLLFDEQGMRLR, from the coding sequence ATGACCAGCCTGCATCTGCAAAGCGTTAAGAAATCCTATGAGAACGTGAACGTGATTCACGGTATCGATCTCACCATCAACAGCGGCGAGTTTGTGGTGTTTGTTGGCCCTTCCGGCTGCGGTAAATCGACGCTGTTACGCATGATTGCCGGGCTGGAGGAGATCAGCGACGGCAAGTTGCTGATTGAGGGGGCGGATATGACGCACCAACCCGCCACCGAGCGTGGTATTGCGATGGTGTTTCAGTCCTACGCGCTCTACCCGAATATGACGGTACGCGGCAACCTCGCTTATCCGCTGGAGGTGATGAAACGCCCGAAAGCGGAGATTGAACAGGCGATACGCCAGACCGCCGGGCGTCTGCATTTAACGGAATTGCTGGATCGGCTTCCGCGTGCTCTGTCCGGCGGGCAGCGTCAACGCGTGGCGATAGGCCGCGCCATTATTCGCCATCCGCGCATTTTCCTGTTTGATGAACCGCTGTCGAACCTCGATGCCGAATTGCGTTTGCAGATGCGTATTGAGATCGCCCGCCTGCACGCTTCACTCGGCAATACCATGATTTACGTTACCCATGACCAGTTAGAAGCGATGACGCTGGCTGACCGTATCGTGGTGCTGCGTAAGGGGCAGATTGAGCAGGTTGGCGCACCCCTGGAGTTGTACCGCGACCCGGATAACCTGTTTGTCGCCGGGTTTATCGGCTCACCGAAAATGAACTTCTTGCCAGCCGAAGTGGCGGCGTTGGCCCCCGGTCAGGTGCAACTACGCGTGCCATCGCTGGGGATTCAGGCGTTAACCCTGAAGCTGGCGGCGACCTGCCACGAAGGGCAGAAAGTGACGCTGGGGGTGCGGCCTGAGCATTTTCAGCTCGCCCCGGATGCCAACGCGCCGCTGAGTTTTAGTGCACCGCTGTCGTTCAGCGAGATGCTGGGACATACCAATTATCTTTATCTGGATGTCGGGCAGGAGCGTCTGCTGGTGATTGAGGAGCGCCATGCGACTCATCATGAGATTGGCGAACTGATGCGTTATCAATTGGATGCGGGGAGTTGTTTGTTGTTTGATGAGCAGGGGATGCGGTTGCGGTGA
- a CDS encoding GNAT family N-acetyltransferase produces the protein MTAEGVIRHATEADFPALSRICLETANAGKDATALYSDPALPGLRFVIPYARFVPEFALVLEQHGEVVGYAVAVPDTRTFEAILNQQWWPMLQTQYRATPASAPLDSKVLDAIRQPDAAAEQLVSQWPAHLHINLLPVAQQGGWGRKLIEQLLTLLRQAGVSGVHLGVSLQNEQVCGFYQRLGFTPIVRSNAIYMGQLL, from the coding sequence ATGACGGCTGAAGGTGTTATTCGTCACGCCACCGAGGCGGATTTTCCCGCGCTCTCGCGTATTTGCTTAGAAACCGCCAATGCGGGAAAGGATGCGACGGCGCTTTATTCCGATCCCGCCCTGCCTGGCCTGCGCTTTGTGATCCCTTACGCGCGCTTCGTCCCTGAGTTTGCCCTGGTGCTGGAGCAGCACGGCGAGGTGGTGGGCTACGCCGTAGCGGTGCCGGATACCCGCACGTTTGAGGCCATCCTCAATCAACAGTGGTGGCCGATGTTGCAGACGCAATATCGCGCCACTCCCGCCAGCGCACCACTCGACAGCAAAGTGCTGGATGCCATCCGTCAGCCGGATGCCGCCGCCGAGCAACTGGTAAGCCAGTGGCCTGCGCATCTGCATATCAATCTGTTGCCTGTGGCACAGCAAGGCGGTTGGGGACGTAAGCTGATCGAGCAATTGTTGACGCTGCTGCGTCAGGCCGGCGTTTCCGGCGTACATCTTGGCGTCAGCCTGCAAAACGAGCAGGTGTGCGGTTTTTATCAGCGCCTTGGCTTTACGCCTATCGTGCGCAGCAACGCCATCTATATGGGCCAGTTACTTTAA